Proteins encoded together in one Neobacillus sp. FSL H8-0543 window:
- a CDS encoding YtxH domain-containing protein: protein MTRKNQFWKGMLYGALAGGAISLLDKPTREAMKENIQNAYKQVSYAVKHPVEISEQVKGTAEKIRTTIEQVSEDITYITGKVDEIRELTPQVKEIVKETKDTFSKNNDDALLEDLLKADE, encoded by the coding sequence ATGACAAGAAAAAATCAATTCTGGAAGGGAATGTTATACGGAGCGTTGGCTGGTGGAGCAATCAGTTTATTAGATAAACCTACCCGTGAGGCGATGAAGGAAAACATTCAAAATGCTTATAAACAAGTATCATATGCAGTAAAACATCCGGTTGAGATTAGCGAACAGGTGAAGGGAACGGCTGAAAAAATTAGGACAACCATTGAACAGGTGAGCGAGGATATTACGTATATAACTGGAAAAGTAGATGAGATTCGCGAGTTAACGCCACAGGTAAAGGAAATTGTAAAGGAAACGAAAGATACTTTTTCGAAAAATAATGATGATGCCTTACTAGAGGATTTGCTAAAAGCTGATGAATAA
- a CDS encoding YihY/virulence factor BrkB family protein produces MNRQADVRSSLIKMLWHRSEEDDIPGLSAQLAYFFLLSLFPLLIVIFTLIPYLPIPHEDVLGAIRAFAPPDTMDLIERNVNDIMNNRNGGLLSIGIIGTMWSASNGINAIVKAFNKAYNVKESRSFIVSRGMAILLTFGMILVFIVALILPIFGREIGLFLFSQFGFTDEFIQVWNMSRLLVSALILFLIFTGLYWIAPNIKLRCRSAIPGAAFASVGWILSSFGLSFFVGNITNYSLTYGSIGAIIVLMIWLYISAFIIILGGEINAYYSEKNKQNC; encoded by the coding sequence ATGAATAGGCAAGCGGATGTACGTTCATCATTAATAAAGATGCTATGGCATCGAAGTGAAGAGGATGATATACCAGGTTTATCTGCACAGTTAGCCTATTTTTTCCTGCTATCATTATTCCCGCTCCTTATTGTGATTTTTACTCTAATTCCTTATCTCCCAATCCCACATGAGGATGTACTTGGGGCCATAAGGGCATTTGCTCCACCGGATACAATGGATCTAATTGAAAGAAATGTAAATGATATCATGAACAATCGGAATGGCGGGTTGCTTTCCATCGGGATTATCGGAACGATGTGGTCTGCCTCTAATGGAATAAATGCCATTGTTAAAGCGTTTAATAAAGCATATAACGTGAAGGAAAGCCGTTCATTTATCGTTTCTAGGGGAATGGCGATACTTCTTACATTTGGTATGATTTTGGTCTTCATTGTTGCTTTGATTCTTCCAATTTTCGGGCGGGAGATCGGTCTTTTTCTTTTTTCACAATTTGGTTTCACAGATGAATTTATCCAAGTATGGAACATGTCAAGGCTTTTAGTTAGTGCTCTAATATTATTTCTGATCTTCACTGGACTGTATTGGATAGCACCGAATATAAAATTACGCTGCCGAAGTGCAATACCTGGTGCTGCATTTGCATCGGTCGGGTGGATTTTATCATCATTTGGATTATCCTTTTTCGTCGGAAATATTACCAATTATTCTTTAACCTATGGAAGTATCGGAGCGATCATTGTCTTGATGATTTGGTTATACATATCTGCTTTCATCATTATCCTTGGCGGGGAAATTAATGCGTACTATAGTGAAAAAAATAAGCAAAACTGTTAA
- a CDS encoding heavy metal translocating P-type ATPase, protein MNTEVKTLNKDIQRLGFIEKIKPHIELIAAGLSGVFIALGWLFDKTDDNVASIIAYLLAFIIGGFAKAKEGIEATYENKELNVEMLMIFAAIGSAIIGYWTEGAILIFIFSVSGALETYTMNKSHKEISSLMELQPEEALLINNGLERKVSVSELRIGDHILVKPGERVPSDGVILTGHTNIDEAAITGESMPVSKGKQEDVFAGTVNLTGAITVETTKASNETLFQKIIDLVQSAQSEKSPSQLFIERFEGTYVKTVLAAVLLMMFLPNFLLDWSWQESFYRAMILLVVSSPCALVASIMPATLSAISNGAKHGILVKGGVHLENLSHIEAIAFDKTGTLTMGKPEVTEVIVADGFEKEQLLWKTASIENHSNHPLAQSIVNYVKSTQKRDLLHPDNLEDVSGWGVKAEINGEHWKIGKADFVGREAVAAFADGKATDLANQGNTLVFVQINGVLAAMIALKDVVREESKHAIDQLKKQGIFTVMLTGDSTLTASAIASESHVDEFYAECLPEEKVEKLKLLKTKYKTIAMVGDGINDAPALATANVGIAMGGGSDVALETADVVLMKNDLARISEAIRLSKRMNQIIKQNVIFSITVIMVLISSNFFQLLDLPYGVIGHEGSTILVILNSLRLLKS, encoded by the coding sequence ATGAACACTGAGGTAAAAACACTAAATAAAGATATTCAGAGGCTTGGCTTTATTGAAAAAATCAAACCTCATATTGAACTGATAGCCGCTGGTCTAAGTGGTGTCTTTATTGCCTTAGGGTGGCTGTTTGACAAAACGGATGATAATGTAGCTTCGATTATCGCCTATTTATTAGCGTTTATAATCGGCGGTTTTGCGAAAGCAAAAGAGGGTATTGAGGCCACGTATGAAAACAAAGAATTAAATGTTGAAATGCTAATGATTTTTGCGGCGATTGGCTCGGCCATTATTGGCTACTGGACGGAAGGCGCAATCTTAATCTTTATTTTCTCCGTAAGCGGTGCCTTAGAAACGTATACAATGAACAAAAGTCATAAAGAGATTTCCTCTCTCATGGAGCTTCAGCCAGAAGAAGCGCTCCTCATAAATAATGGGTTAGAAAGAAAGGTTTCTGTTTCTGAGCTAAGAATTGGTGACCACATCCTTGTAAAGCCAGGTGAGCGCGTACCATCTGACGGTGTCATCCTTACTGGTCATACAAATATAGATGAAGCAGCGATTACTGGCGAGTCGATGCCTGTCTCAAAAGGCAAGCAGGAAGATGTATTTGCAGGAACGGTGAATTTAACGGGAGCAATTACAGTTGAAACGACAAAAGCAAGCAATGAGACACTTTTTCAAAAAATTATTGATCTCGTCCAATCAGCACAAAGCGAAAAGTCACCGTCACAGCTTTTTATCGAACGCTTTGAAGGTACCTATGTTAAAACGGTCCTTGCGGCTGTTTTATTGATGATGTTTTTACCCAATTTTTTACTGGACTGGAGCTGGCAGGAGTCCTTTTATAGGGCAATGATTCTATTGGTGGTTTCCTCCCCTTGTGCACTTGTTGCATCGATTATGCCAGCGACTTTATCCGCCATTTCCAATGGAGCAAAGCATGGTATTTTAGTTAAGGGCGGGGTTCACCTAGAAAATTTAAGCCATATAGAAGCAATTGCCTTCGACAAAACAGGAACACTTACCATGGGCAAGCCTGAAGTCACTGAGGTAATTGTAGCGGACGGGTTTGAAAAGGAACAGCTCCTATGGAAAACGGCATCAATTGAGAACCATTCTAACCACCCGCTTGCACAATCGATAGTCAACTATGTAAAAAGCACTCAGAAACGCGATCTCCTCCATCCTGATAATCTTGAAGATGTTTCCGGCTGGGGTGTTAAGGCGGAAATAAACGGCGAACACTGGAAAATTGGTAAAGCAGATTTTGTTGGCCGGGAGGCGGTTGCTGCTTTTGCCGATGGGAAGGCAACAGACTTAGCTAACCAGGGAAATACACTGGTATTTGTACAAATTAACGGTGTACTGGCAGCAATGATTGCTTTAAAGGATGTTGTGAGGGAAGAATCAAAGCATGCCATTGATCAGTTAAAAAAACAAGGAATTTTCACAGTTATGCTTACTGGGGATAGCACTCTTACTGCAAGTGCCATTGCCTCTGAAAGCCATGTTGATGAATTCTATGCTGAATGTTTACCAGAAGAGAAGGTCGAAAAGCTTAAATTGTTAAAAACTAAGTACAAAACAATTGCCATGGTTGGTGACGGGATAAATGACGCGCCAGCGTTAGCTACAGCAAATGTCGGTATTGCAATGGGGGGTGGCAGTGATGTAGCCCTCGAAACGGCCGATGTGGTGTTAATGAAAAATGACTTAGCCCGGATCTCTGAAGCCATTCGCCTTTCTAAACGTATGAACCAAATCATCAAACAAAATGTTATTTTTTCTATTACTGTGATAATGGTATTGATATCATCTAACTTCTTTCAGTTACTTGATTTGCCATATGGAGTCATTGGTCATGAAGGCAGTACAATCCTTGTTATTCTTAACAGTCTTCGACTATTGAAGTCATAA
- a CDS encoding MFS transporter: protein MDKNKFRFWILVGIVAISGFSQGMLLPLIAVIFENNGVSSSLNGLNATALYIGILLVSPFMEIPLRKYGYKPIITFGGLLVVVAIALFPVWHSFWFWFGLRFLIGIGDHALHFATQTWITSSSPREKRGRNISLYGMFFGIGFAAGPLMTPLVNINEALPFIISSILCLIGWLFVFSLRNEYPDQEVEINSFFNTIKRFKNAMKYGWLAFLPPFCYGFLESSLNGSFPIYALRMDIDVTSVSYFLSAFAIGGIVTQLPLGILSDQHGRRNILIFVLVLGFLSFTAAGIFEHSFIGLFLSFLVSGMVVGSTFSLGISYMTDLVPQNLLPTGNLLCGIFFSLGSLSGPIIGGIVIQYFQNIRFFSIISTMLLLLSLLIYIFGKKPHIILEHQKS from the coding sequence ATGGATAAAAACAAATTCCGGTTTTGGATACTCGTTGGTATTGTTGCAATATCAGGATTTTCACAAGGAATGCTGCTTCCGCTTATCGCAGTTATATTTGAAAATAACGGGGTTTCCTCGTCCTTAAACGGGCTAAATGCAACAGCTCTTTATATTGGTATCCTTCTAGTTTCCCCCTTTATGGAAATTCCTTTACGGAAATATGGCTATAAACCGATTATCACCTTTGGCGGATTGCTTGTAGTTGTTGCCATTGCACTGTTTCCTGTTTGGCATTCCTTTTGGTTTTGGTTTGGTTTACGATTCCTTATCGGTATTGGTGATCATGCACTCCATTTTGCTACACAAACTTGGATTACTTCCTCTTCCCCGAGGGAAAAAAGAGGCAGGAATATTTCTTTATATGGCATGTTCTTTGGGATCGGTTTTGCAGCAGGTCCTTTAATGACTCCGTTAGTAAATATAAATGAAGCACTTCCTTTTATTATCTCTTCCATTCTATGTTTAATTGGCTGGCTGTTTGTATTTTCGTTAAGGAATGAATATCCTGATCAAGAAGTTGAAATTAATTCATTCTTCAATACCATTAAACGATTCAAGAATGCAATGAAATATGGGTGGTTAGCCTTTTTACCGCCCTTCTGCTATGGCTTTTTAGAATCATCCCTAAATGGAAGTTTTCCTATTTATGCCTTAAGAATGGATATCGACGTCACAAGTGTTTCCTATTTCCTTTCAGCGTTTGCAATTGGAGGCATCGTAACACAGCTTCCTTTAGGGATTCTAAGTGACCAACATGGTCGCAGAAATATTTTAATCTTTGTTCTTGTTCTTGGATTTTTGAGCTTTACTGCAGCAGGTATTTTTGAACATTCATTTATTGGACTTTTCCTTTCATTTTTAGTATCTGGAATGGTGGTTGGGTCAACTTTTTCATTAGGAATCAGCTACATGACGGATTTAGTCCCTCAAAACTTACTGCCAACTGGAAATTTGCTGTGTGGAATCTTTTTTAGCCTTGGCAGCTTAAGCGGACCAATTATCGGCGGAATTGTTATTCAGTATTTCCAAAACATTCGTTTCTTTTCTATTATAAGTACCATGCTCCTGCTTTTATCCTTGTTAATTTATATATTTGGTAAAAAGCCTCACATCATTCTTGAACATCAAAAATCATAA
- a CDS encoding membrane protein, with translation MSLFYRFLFFTIGLLIMTFGVCLTIKADLGAGAWDALNVALSEEIGLSIGKWVMIDGAILIIVNSIFVKRKPEFLSLITIIVIGSLVDFWMLIIFETWVFEGIFIKLTALLAGIIIIGFGAATYLQAKFPSSPIDNFMLAIKERFGFNLMVSKTIAEIVPLIPALFLGGPVWIGTIIITLAIGPAIQLFFPSLEKLLKQLQD, from the coding sequence ATGTCATTATTTTACCGTTTTTTATTTTTCACTATTGGCTTACTTATTATGACTTTTGGCGTCTGTTTAACGATTAAAGCGGACTTAGGTGCAGGGGCATGGGATGCTCTAAATGTGGCATTATCTGAAGAGATTGGACTGTCCATTGGAAAATGGGTCATGATTGACGGGGCAATTTTAATCATTGTAAATTCAATTTTTGTAAAAAGAAAACCAGAGTTCCTCTCACTTATAACAATAATTGTAATCGGCTCGTTAGTAGATTTCTGGATGTTAATTATTTTTGAAACATGGGTATTTGAGGGTATATTTATAAAATTAACTGCCTTACTGGCGGGAATCATTATTATCGGTTTTGGTGCAGCCACATACTTACAAGCAAAATTCCCATCTAGTCCGATCGATAATTTTATGCTAGCAATAAAAGAACGTTTTGGTTTCAATCTAATGGTGTCTAAAACAATAGCTGAAATTGTCCCTTTAATTCCTGCTCTTTTCTTAGGAGGACCCGTATGGATAGGTACAATAATCATTACACTTGCCATTGGACCAGCCATTCAACTATTCTTTCCTTCCCTAGAGAAATTACTGAAACAGCTTCAAGATTGA
- a CDS encoding YfkD family protein translates to MKKIVPVIMTLLLMLTFLPAVSAEKAAVKYQVPASVKNITKENTYPNSTQDLPTLEPSDLTKKLIDSSKEKIENPDLIRMLNESSINSTPFALGYRAIVYLGQWPLNYVSTETSPNWEYQKINTNYYDNRGGKVPYQIKYVQEAQKVVRGGLTAKIANSEDVKKMMLLKAMEKTHLPLSFDTVIGSGTKNDHVYNVPVNRLGYLYAYAPAVNEKGKVTYGEVYLMLKGSKKIIVIKNVTSQGIGAWIPVQDHVSFGFAASERPR, encoded by the coding sequence GTGAAAAAAATTGTACCAGTTATAATGACACTGCTATTAATGCTAACCTTCTTACCTGCTGTTTCTGCCGAAAAGGCTGCTGTTAAATATCAGGTCCCGGCTTCCGTCAAAAATATTACAAAGGAAAATACCTATCCCAATTCGACTCAGGATTTACCAACGCTGGAACCGAGTGATTTAACTAAAAAGTTAATTGACTCATCTAAGGAGAAAATTGAAAATCCAGATTTAATCAGGATGCTTAATGAATCAAGCATTAATAGCACACCGTTTGCATTAGGTTACCGTGCAATTGTGTACCTAGGCCAGTGGCCACTAAATTATGTATCAACTGAAACCTCGCCAAATTGGGAGTACCAGAAAATTAATACCAACTATTATGATAATCGCGGCGGAAAAGTCCCATATCAGATTAAGTATGTCCAAGAAGCTCAGAAAGTTGTTCGCGGCGGGCTAACAGCCAAAATCGCTAATTCCGAAGATGTTAAGAAGATGATGCTTTTAAAAGCAATGGAAAAGACTCATTTACCTCTTTCCTTTGATACAGTTATTGGTTCAGGTACAAAAAATGACCATGTCTACAATGTTCCTGTCAATCGCTTAGGATACTTATATGCATATGCACCTGCAGTCAATGAAAAGGGAAAAGTAACCTATGGCGAAGTCTATTTAATGCTAAAAGGCAGTAAAAAGATTATTGTTATTAAAAATGTCACCTCGCAAGGAATTGGTGCCTGGATACCAGTGCAGGATCATGTTTCCTTTGGGTTCGCAGCATCAGAAAGACCTAGGTAA
- a CDS encoding SE1561 family protein → MGSPVHDKNSQVNFLKQRLNMFLDVLEAIDPEEADLDDIDNLIKMIDELENKCKEFNNREVSESV, encoded by the coding sequence TTGGGTAGTCCCGTACATGATAAAAATTCGCAAGTGAATTTTTTAAAGCAGCGTTTGAATATGTTTCTTGATGTCCTTGAGGCAATTGATCCAGAGGAAGCAGATCTTGATGATATCGACAACTTAATAAAGATGATTGATGAGTTGGAAAATAAATGCAAGGAATTCAACAATCGTGAAGTGAGTGAGTCTGTTTAA
- a CDS encoding fumarate hydratase, which yields MNIEKFQESMYKLVVDTSTKLPKDVRRAVKQAKEQESAGTRAAMSLATITNNIKMADDQVSPICQDTGLPTFKIKTPVGVNQLEIKTAIKNAIVLATKEGKLRPNSVDSLTGENSGDNLGAGLPVMKFDQWEKDYIEVRLILKGGGCENKNIQYSLPCELDGLGRAGRDLDGIRKCIMHSVYQAQGQGCSAGFLGVGIGGDRSSGYDLAKEQLFRSLDDVNPNADLAGLEEYVLENANKLGIGTMGFGGEATLLGCKIGVMNRIPASFYVSVAYNCWAFRRMGVFVDAVSGEINEWMYQEGEFIDFAQTEAEKEAAAATASEGVITLQAPILEEEIRKLKVGDVVQINGMMYTGRDAIHKYLSDHDAPIDLNGQVIYHCGPVMLKDKEGTWHVKAAGPTTSIREEPYQGDIMKKFGIRAVIGKGGMGPKTLAALSEHGGVYLNAIGGAAQYYADCIKSVEGVDLMQFGIPEAMWHLKVEGFTAVVTMDSHGNSLHADVDKSSLEKLAQFKDRVY from the coding sequence GTGAATATCGAGAAATTTCAAGAAAGCATGTATAAGCTGGTTGTTGATACATCTACAAAGCTTCCAAAGGACGTTCGTCGAGCAGTGAAACAAGCGAAGGAACAGGAAAGCGCTGGCACTCGTGCTGCGATGAGCTTAGCTACAATTACCAACAATATTAAAATGGCAGATGACCAAGTTTCACCGATTTGCCAGGACACTGGTTTACCAACGTTTAAAATTAAAACTCCTGTTGGCGTAAACCAATTAGAAATAAAAACGGCGATAAAGAATGCGATTGTTTTGGCAACGAAGGAAGGAAAGTTACGTCCTAACTCGGTTGATTCTCTTACAGGAGAAAACAGCGGTGACAATCTTGGAGCAGGATTGCCAGTGATGAAATTTGACCAATGGGAAAAGGATTATATAGAGGTTCGCCTCATACTAAAGGGCGGCGGCTGCGAAAATAAAAATATTCAATACAGCCTTCCGTGTGAATTGGATGGATTAGGCCGTGCGGGACGGGACCTTGACGGTATTCGTAAATGTATTATGCATTCGGTCTACCAAGCACAAGGACAAGGCTGTAGTGCTGGTTTCCTTGGAGTTGGAATTGGCGGAGATCGTTCATCAGGTTATGATTTAGCAAAAGAACAATTATTCCGTTCTCTCGACGATGTGAATCCAAATGCAGACCTTGCTGGGTTGGAAGAGTATGTACTGGAAAATGCGAATAAATTAGGAATTGGTACAATGGGCTTTGGGGGCGAAGCAACCCTTTTAGGCTGTAAAATTGGTGTCATGAACCGAATTCCTGCTAGTTTCTATGTATCTGTTGCCTACAATTGCTGGGCATTCCGCCGTATGGGTGTTTTTGTAGATGCGGTAAGCGGAGAAATTAATGAATGGATGTACCAAGAAGGTGAGTTCATCGATTTCGCGCAAACGGAAGCGGAAAAAGAAGCAGCAGCTGCAACCGCATCTGAAGGAGTCATTACTCTTCAAGCACCAATTTTGGAAGAAGAGATTCGTAAATTAAAGGTTGGCGACGTCGTTCAAATTAATGGGATGATGTATACCGGCCGTGACGCAATTCATAAATATTTATCTGATCATGATGCGCCTATCGATTTGAATGGGCAGGTAATTTACCATTGCGGACCAGTTATGTTAAAAGACAAAGAGGGTACATGGCATGTTAAAGCTGCCGGCCCAACAACAAGTATTCGTGAGGAGCCGTATCAAGGTGACATCATGAAAAAGTTCGGTATCCGTGCGGTTATTGGTAAGGGCGGCATGGGACCGAAAACGTTAGCTGCTTTGAGTGAGCATGGCGGAGTATATTTGAATGCCATCGGCGGTGCTGCACAGTATTATGCAGATTGTATCAAATCGGTTGAAGGTGTCGACCTCATGCAATTTGGGATTCCTGAAGCAATGTGGCATTTAAAAGTAGAAGGCTTCACAGCCGTTGTGACCA